A single window of Desulfovibrio sp. G11 DNA harbors:
- a CDS encoding secondary thiamine-phosphate synthase enzyme YjbQ translates to MRDITTQLRSLVRRNAIEKGWRNGVLALFCPHTTCGLTVNEGADPDVRRDMLTFFSDLVPRHGDYHHAEGNSDAHIKATLHGPSLTLFVENGELCLGTWQSVYLCEGDGPRCRTIWLQWLAGQEE, encoded by the coding sequence GCAGCTACGCAGCCTGGTGCGGCGCAATGCCATTGAAAAGGGCTGGCGCAACGGCGTGTTGGCCCTTTTCTGCCCGCACACCACCTGCGGCCTGACAGTCAACGAAGGGGCAGATCCCGACGTGCGACGCGACATGTTGACCTTTTTCAGCGACCTTGTGCCGCGCCACGGCGATTACCACCACGCCGAAGGCAACAGCGACGCCCACATAAAGGCCACCCTGCACGGGCCGTCCCTGACACTCTTTGTGGAAAACGGCGAGCTGTGCCTCGGCACCTGGCAGTCTGTGTACCTGTGCGAAGGCGATGGCCCGCGCTGCCGCACCATCTGGCTGCAATGGCTTGCCGGGCAGGAAGAATAA
- a CDS encoding FG-GAP repeat domain-containing protein: protein MKFAMRLTFAVCLALFAAGLATTTQAAARSAVVLPFTVNAPQSYSYLSKAVPATIQGRLNRPGVLDVRSLQGKASSQVEAAKAMNSAGAGHAIWGSVNVMGNECTIEVNSVDKAGKTWSKTAQSTVSGLTGAVQTLSAALGQEVFGIAGVRAPGSTAAAGPRGGSAAPGGDIITNETGQQQMYLNPQFRYQGSGASDGSRLRSQRLPFTMVSMAVGDFNGDGKNEIALLSENHLRIYMWDHDGKLKLLGETLISRSNKNFSMKAIDLNRDGSMDIVVATFEDDSNRPYSYFYSFKGNKFTQVAERIPYFVSVVRLPPTFTPTLVGQGWDSLKLFAPGVYTMVKTGGKYTFGARLDLPTGATVFNVAWLPGGRSGKGDQLVMLTDDERLKVFQGNGNTLVHTTMERFSGSSTGMDHYKGMPGLGVDKNYQLPSKYYAPMNLIAADIGHTGEYVMLVNKPISTASQMFDRYRYFPQGEIHALYWDGVGLGLKWKTRRIRGSVAAVDLADATNNGVLDLVVGLNTSPDLGIGSRQCMITAYPLDVSATDPNTPADMSDFEVNPN from the coding sequence ATGAAATTCGCCATGCGACTGACTTTTGCGGTCTGCCTTGCGCTGTTCGCCGCCGGGCTGGCCACGACAACGCAGGCGGCGGCCAGAAGTGCCGTTGTGCTGCCCTTCACGGTCAACGCGCCGCAAAGTTACAGCTATCTTTCCAAGGCCGTTCCGGCAACCATCCAGGGCCGCCTGAATCGCCCCGGAGTTCTTGATGTACGCTCCCTCCAGGGCAAGGCCTCTTCACAGGTCGAAGCCGCCAAGGCTATGAATTCCGCCGGGGCGGGCCACGCCATCTGGGGATCTGTCAACGTGATGGGCAACGAGTGCACCATTGAAGTCAACAGCGTGGACAAGGCCGGCAAAACCTGGAGCAAGACCGCCCAGAGCACGGTAAGCGGCCTGACCGGCGCGGTGCAGACCCTGAGCGCCGCCCTGGGGCAGGAAGTTTTCGGCATTGCAGGCGTACGTGCGCCCGGCAGCACGGCTGCAGCGGGACCGCGCGGCGGCAGCGCCGCTCCCGGGGGTGACATCATCACCAATGAGACCGGCCAGCAGCAGATGTACCTGAACCCGCAGTTCCGCTATCAGGGGTCGGGGGCCAGTGACGGCTCACGCCTGCGCAGCCAGCGCCTGCCCTTTACTATGGTCAGCATGGCCGTGGGTGACTTTAACGGCGATGGCAAGAACGAAATCGCCCTGCTGAGCGAAAATCACCTGCGCATCTATATGTGGGATCATGACGGCAAGCTCAAGCTTTTGGGCGAAACCCTCATTTCCCGCTCCAACAAAAACTTCTCCATGAAGGCCATCGACCTCAACCGCGACGGCTCTATGGATATCGTGGTCGCCACCTTTGAGGACGACAGCAATCGCCCCTACAGCTATTTTTACAGTTTCAAGGGCAACAAGTTCACCCAGGTGGCCGAGCGCATCCCCTACTTTGTCAGCGTGGTGCGCCTGCCCCCCACTTTCACGCCCACCCTCGTGGGCCAGGGCTGGGATTCGCTCAAGCTTTTTGCCCCCGGTGTATACACAATGGTGAAAACCGGCGGCAAATACACCTTCGGCGCGCGGCTTGACCTGCCCACCGGAGCCACGGTCTTTAACGTGGCCTGGCTGCCGGGCGGCAGAAGCGGCAAAGGCGACCAGCTTGTCATGCTCACTGATGATGAACGGCTCAAGGTCTTTCAGGGCAACGGCAACACTCTTGTCCATACCACCATGGAGCGCTTCTCCGGCTCCTCCACCGGCATGGATCACTATAAGGGCATGCCCGGCCTTGGCGTAGACAAGAACTACCAGCTGCCGAGCAAGTATTACGCCCCCATGAATCTTATTGCCGCGGATATCGGCCATACCGGCGAGTACGTCATGCTGGTCAACAAGCCCATATCCACAGCTTCGCAGATGTTTGACCGTTACCGCTACTTCCCGCAGGGCGAAATCCATGCCCTGTACTGGGACGGCGTGGGCCTCGGCCTCAAGTGGAAGACGCGCCGTATTCGCGGCTCCGTAGCGGCTGTGGACCTGGCTGACGCCACCAACAACGGCGTTCTTGATCTGGTGGTGGGCCTGAATACCTCGCCCGACCTCGGCATCGGCAGCCGCCAGTGCATGATCACGGCGTACCCGCTGGATGTGTCGGCCACGGACCCCAATACCCCTGCGGATATGAGCGACTTTGAGGTAAATCCCAACTAG
- the purD gene encoding phosphoribosylamine--glycine ligase: MRILVIGSGGREHALVWKFMQSPGVSAVFVAPGNGGTSREGAVNVPVAVDDLDGLVDLARREKIDLVVPGPELPLTLGITDRMREAGIACFGPDSYGARLEGSKAFAKEIMARANVPTAQSAVFSDVEMARNHVAKVGGPLVVKADGLAAGKGVIMAADSQEALQAVNDIMSARAFGAAGDLVVLEECLVGEEASFLCLCDGERAVPLPSAQDHKRVFDNDEGPNTGGMGAYSPAPILPDNMLEEMADLTVRPILRELARDGHPFVGVLYAGLMMTADGPKVLEYNVRFGDPECQPMLMRLEGDLPRIMLDCVEGRLDPTSIGQSDKTALGVVMTAKGYPGAYSKGLAIADIEEADSLPGVKVFHSGTTIRDGALVSSGGRVLCVTALGNDLEDAKKAAYAAVEKVRMTDGFYRTDIGQKGINRLKGIK, encoded by the coding sequence ATGCGCATCCTGGTAATAGGATCCGGTGGGCGGGAACACGCCCTGGTCTGGAAATTCATGCAAAGCCCCGGTGTGAGCGCGGTTTTCGTCGCTCCCGGCAACGGCGGCACCAGCAGGGAAGGCGCGGTCAACGTGCCTGTGGCCGTGGATGATCTGGACGGGCTGGTTGATCTGGCCCGCAGGGAAAAAATAGATCTTGTGGTTCCCGGGCCGGAACTGCCGCTGACTCTGGGCATTACCGACCGCATGCGCGAGGCGGGCATTGCCTGTTTCGGGCCGGACAGCTACGGCGCACGGCTTGAAGGCAGCAAGGCCTTTGCCAAGGAGATCATGGCGCGGGCCAATGTTCCCACAGCCCAGAGCGCCGTGTTCAGCGATGTGGAAATGGCCAGAAATCATGTAGCAAAGGTGGGCGGTCCCCTAGTGGTCAAGGCCGATGGCCTGGCCGCGGGCAAGGGCGTCATCATGGCCGCCGATTCTCAGGAAGCCCTGCAGGCCGTCAACGACATCATGAGCGCCCGCGCCTTTGGCGCCGCAGGCGACCTTGTGGTGCTTGAGGAATGCCTTGTGGGCGAAGAGGCTTCTTTTCTCTGCCTGTGCGACGGCGAACGCGCCGTTCCCCTGCCTTCGGCCCAGGACCACAAGCGTGTTTTCGACAATGACGAAGGTCCCAATACCGGCGGCATGGGCGCGTACAGCCCGGCTCCCATTTTGCCCGACAACATGCTTGAAGAAATGGCCGACCTTACCGTGCGCCCCATTCTGCGCGAGCTTGCCAGGGACGGGCACCCCTTTGTGGGCGTGCTCTATGCAGGGCTTATGATGACCGCGGACGGTCCCAAGGTGCTGGAATACAACGTGCGTTTCGGTGATCCGGAGTGCCAGCCCATGCTCATGCGCCTCGAAGGCGATCTGCCCCGCATCATGCTCGACTGCGTGGAAGGCAGGCTCGACCCCACAAGTATCGGCCAGAGCGACAAGACGGCCCTCGGCGTGGTCATGACGGCCAAGGGCTACCCGGGCGCGTATTCCAAGGGGCTTGCCATTGCGGATATTGAAGAGGCCGACAGTCTGCCCGGAGTCAAGGTTTTTCATAGCGGCACGACCATCAGGGATGGCGCGCTGGTGTCCAGCGGCGGGCGCGTGCTTTGCGTCACGGCGTTGGGGAATGATCTGGAGGACGCAAAAAAAGCCGCCTACGCTGCTGTGGAAAAAGTTCGTATGACTGACGGTTTTTACCGCACAGATATCGGGCAGAAGGGCATCAATCGCCTGAAAGGCATAAAGTAG
- a CDS encoding DNA polymerase IV, with amino-acid sequence MIIHIDMDAFFASVEQMDNPDLRGRPVIVGGSSDRGVVSTCSYEARTFGVHSAMPMVVARRLCPQAVIVRGRYQRYAELSHAIMSALKDFSPLVEPASVDEAYMDATGLERLFGPLEELVAGIKTRVVDVTGGLTCSVGAAPVKFLAKICSDVNKPDGVFILRQENMDAFLCALPVGRIPGVGKRTVQSLQDLGVRTVAQLRRFSPDFMERRFGKWGLALYERAQGRDSRKVETEREAKSESAECTFAEDTRDRDFLQRMLMAHAERVGSSLRRHGYRGRTITLKVKFCDFRQITRSRTLEEAVSATETIFETGCRLLAELPLPQPVRLIGLGVSGFDAPPGQLFLPGTGKAAGQKLDPQVEAKRQKLDAALDSLREKFGKQAVQRGRLFTLARQQDAPERVNNGKGDGVEQPPEDNGRKNQEETP; translated from the coding sequence ATGATCATTCACATCGATATGGACGCTTTTTTTGCTTCTGTGGAGCAGATGGACAACCCCGACCTGCGGGGCCGCCCGGTTATTGTGGGTGGCAGCAGCGACAGAGGGGTGGTTTCCACCTGTTCCTACGAAGCCCGCACCTTTGGCGTACACTCGGCCATGCCTATGGTCGTGGCGCGCCGCCTGTGCCCGCAGGCCGTGATCGTGCGGGGGCGCTACCAGCGTTATGCCGAGCTTTCCCACGCCATCATGTCTGCCCTGAAAGATTTTTCCCCCCTTGTGGAACCGGCCAGCGTGGACGAGGCCTATATGGACGCCACAGGCCTTGAGCGGCTTTTCGGTCCGCTGGAAGAACTTGTGGCAGGCATCAAGACCCGCGTCGTGGATGTGACCGGAGGGCTGACCTGCTCTGTGGGTGCGGCTCCGGTAAAATTTCTTGCAAAGATATGCTCGGACGTCAACAAGCCCGACGGCGTGTTCATCCTGCGGCAGGAAAATATGGACGCCTTCCTGTGCGCCCTGCCTGTAGGCAGGATACCCGGGGTCGGCAAACGCACGGTGCAGAGCCTTCAGGACCTCGGCGTCAGGACAGTCGCCCAGCTGCGCCGCTTCAGCCCGGATTTTATGGAGCGCCGTTTCGGCAAGTGGGGGCTTGCGCTCTATGAGCGGGCGCAAGGGCGCGACAGCCGCAAGGTGGAAACTGAACGCGAGGCCAAGAGCGAAAGCGCGGAGTGTACCTTTGCCGAAGACACGCGGGACAGGGATTTTTTACAGCGCATGCTCATGGCCCACGCCGAGCGCGTGGGCAGCTCCCTGCGGCGCCACGGCTACAGGGGGCGCACCATCACCCTGAAGGTAAAATTCTGCGATTTCAGGCAGATCACGCGCTCCCGCACACTGGAAGAAGCCGTCAGTGCTACGGAAACCATTTTTGAAACAGGCTGCCGCCTGCTGGCAGAACTGCCCCTGCCGCAGCCCGTGCGCCTTATCGGCCTTGGCGTGTCGGGCTTTGACGCGCCCCCCGGCCAGCTTTTTCTGCCGGGCACTGGCAAGGCCGCAGGGCAGAAGCTCGATCCGCAGGTGGAAGCCAAAAGGCAGAAACTTGACGCCGCGCTGGACAGCCTGCGCGAAAAATTCGGCAAACAGGCTGTCCAGCGCGGGCGGCTGTTTACTCTGGCCCGCCAGCAGGACGCGCCGGAGCGCGTCAACAACGGCAAGGGTGATGGTGTGGAACAACCGCCGGAAGACAACGGCAGAAAAAATCAGGAAGAAACGCCATAA
- a CDS encoding RsmB/NOP family class I SAM-dependent RNA methyltransferase translates to MPPMQKTAARSFRIVCKNTHTASVEALLRAQGYEFEAEPFSPLCRRLVAEPRPLGSSLAAFFGYIYIQDRSSMLPPLALAPAAGSAVLDMCASPGSKTGFLAQLVGRTGFVLGNEPSPSRLATLRANLHQCGFIHTGTCSYSGDALPLRPGSWKNILLDPPCSGWGTVEKNPQVLKLWQGDKLDSLTSLQRRLLRHAERLLAPGGHVVFSTCTTNVAENEDQVRFAEEHLGLVREHINPFPGFVWEELPGGEGTLRVDGARSQAQGFYVALLRKPENASSHHREPKAEQATHFGPARGSDGETAGAFLNGGRARSKNGSRPDARTGSRVPAGTPLPRSCLHGPTCDPDMLPPGQAMLYGEHVRFIPEQAAALLPPDCAWQGALLGKFNGGKLDAAPRLRALMTPQPDREKSLVLEDISDISALLSGQSRQTGLQGREAALWWRDLPLGRVGLKQGRALTGFK, encoded by the coding sequence ATGCCGCCCATGCAAAAAACTGCTGCCCGTTCGTTCCGTATTGTCTGCAAAAACACGCACACCGCCTCGGTGGAAGCCCTGCTGCGCGCCCAGGGATATGAGTTTGAAGCCGAGCCTTTTTCTCCCCTGTGCCGCCGCCTTGTGGCGGAGCCGCGCCCGCTGGGCAGTTCGCTGGCAGCTTTTTTCGGCTACATCTATATCCAGGACCGTTCCTCCATGCTGCCGCCTCTGGCGCTGGCCCCGGCGGCAGGCTCGGCCGTACTGGACATGTGCGCCAGCCCCGGCAGCAAAACGGGTTTTCTGGCCCAACTTGTGGGCCGCACCGGCTTTGTGCTCGGCAACGAGCCTTCCCCGTCGCGGCTGGCGACACTGCGGGCCAACCTGCACCAATGCGGCTTCATCCATACAGGAACCTGCTCCTACAGCGGCGACGCCCTGCCCCTGCGCCCCGGCTCGTGGAAAAACATCCTGCTGGACCCTCCCTGTTCGGGCTGGGGAACAGTGGAAAAAAATCCACAGGTGCTCAAGCTCTGGCAGGGCGACAAGCTCGACAGCCTCACAAGCCTGCAACGCCGTCTGCTGCGACATGCAGAACGCCTGCTGGCACCCGGCGGGCACGTGGTTTTTTCCACCTGCACCACCAATGTGGCAGAAAATGAAGATCAGGTACGCTTTGCCGAAGAACATCTGGGGCTTGTGCGTGAACACATCAACCCTTTCCCCGGCTTTGTGTGGGAAGAGCTGCCCGGCGGCGAAGGCACATTGCGGGTAGACGGCGCGCGCTCCCAGGCCCAGGGTTTTTATGTGGCGCTTTTGCGCAAGCCCGAAAATGCGTCTTCCCATCACAGAGAACCGAAGGCTGAGCAGGCGACGCATTTCGGGCCTGCCCGCGGTTCCGACGGAGAGACAGCAGGGGCTTTTCTGAACGGAGGAAGAGCGCGCAGCAAAAACGGCAGCCGTCCGGATGCGCGTACGGGCAGCCGTGTTCCGGCAGGCACCCCCCTGCCCCGGTCATGCCTTCACGGTCCCACGTGCGATCCGGACATGCTGCCGCCGGGACAGGCCATGCTGTACGGCGAACATGTCCGCTTCATCCCGGAACAGGCCGCCGCACTACTGCCGCCGGACTGCGCCTGGCAAGGCGCGCTGCTGGGCAAGTTCAACGGCGGCAAGCTGGATGCGGCCCCGCGCCTGCGCGCCCTCATGACGCCGCAGCCTGACCGGGAAAAGAGCCTTGTTCTTGAAGATATTTCTGATATTTCGGCCCTGCTTAGCGGACAGAGCCGCCAGACGGGCCTTCAGGGCCGCGAGGCGGCGCTGTGGTGGCGCGACCTGCCCTTGGGGCGGGTGGGCCTCAAACAGGGCCGCGCTCTGACGGGATTCAAATAG
- a CDS encoding EVE domain-containing protein, with translation METKYWLLKSEPGCYSIDDLAAEPDQVTSWGGVRNFQARNFLRDQMAVGDMAIFYHSVTAPSAVGVARVVRTGYPDPTAWEPEDEHFDPRSTPEKPLWFAVDIRFVKKFANPVPLKAMRMVPALFGMELLRKGSRLSVMPVSKEEFAVICKMGDAEDS, from the coding sequence ATGGAAACGAAGTATTGGCTCCTGAAGTCGGAGCCGGGCTGTTATTCGATTGACGACCTCGCGGCGGAGCCTGATCAGGTCACCAGTTGGGGCGGTGTGCGCAACTTTCAGGCGCGCAATTTTCTGCGCGATCAGATGGCTGTGGGCGACATGGCCATTTTTTATCACAGCGTCACCGCGCCTTCGGCGGTTGGTGTGGCCCGCGTAGTGAGGACCGGGTACCCTGACCCCACAGCCTGGGAGCCGGAAGACGAACACTTTGACCCCAGGTCGACCCCGGAAAAGCCGCTCTGGTTTGCAGTAGACATCCGTTTTGTCAAAAAATTCGCCAACCCCGTGCCGCTCAAGGCCATGCGTATGGTTCCCGCGCTGTTCGGCATGGAGCTTTTGCGTAAGGGGTCCAGGCTCTCGGTTATGCCCGTGAGCAAGGAAGAGTTTGCTGTCATCTGCAAGATGGGTGACGCGGAAGACAGCTAG
- the mutL gene encoding DNA mismatch repair endonuclease MutL, whose product MSEKNSHIRLLPPELRNQIAAGEVVERPASVLKELVENSLDAQAGQIDVCLENGGQSRISVQDDGRGIPAEDLELAVTRHATSKIRCLEDLERILSYGFRGEALPSIASVSRFTITSASQDAAGQAAAHRVEVEHGLLKSSSPAALHKGTLVEVRDLFSNIPARLKFLKAPSTEFRRAQDWLARLALTRPQVGFCLYSGEREALRFLPGQTLAERLAVLWPRLIVDALRPFDGRRHGIRAHGLAALPNVSQPRGDRILLYVNGRSVTDKRLLAAVRQAYKGRMTSRDYPQIALFVEMDPAEVDVNVHPAKSEVRFRDESAVFSAVLHAVQGALVTSFDVAEAVWREGATPAADGRAYDQAGSPASDSPASDSSGTFGSPDKSYAPGADPGDPAGAAPRPQGFWGRLDNPPLVERQERDSAADQGEWHVSAPAASVEGEAGHATYGTLPGFTGRAGLSAPSGLPGPDGASDASAFGAQFSSSSAPAGSAGLAAAAQEGFFLEQEDAACGRMAEDSGTYAAGAGDAADDRGDVAAGHGGSRQPLRVENMEYLGQVANTYLVLRDRDGALILLDQHAAHERVLYTRMRRGGFAGSGQLLALPLELSLHPAERERLFELRENLESLGFVFESSGAGLEVRGMPPVLSRAEARDFLREALAGRKDDLAGMFISMSCKAAIKAGQRLTDDEAAGLLRQWLAAPDREYCPHGRPCVLRWDGPELEKMFKRRQS is encoded by the coding sequence ATGTCTGAAAAAAATAGTCATATACGCCTGCTGCCACCCGAGCTGCGCAACCAGATCGCCGCCGGCGAGGTGGTTGAACGGCCCGCCAGCGTGTTGAAAGAACTGGTGGAAAACAGCCTGGACGCCCAGGCCGGCCAGATTGATGTTTGCCTTGAAAATGGGGGGCAAAGCCGCATCAGTGTACAGGATGATGGCCGGGGCATCCCTGCGGAAGATCTGGAGCTGGCCGTCACACGTCATGCCACCAGCAAGATACGGTGCCTGGAGGACCTTGAACGCATCCTTTCTTACGGCTTTCGGGGCGAGGCCTTGCCGAGCATCGCCTCGGTATCGCGCTTTACCATCACTTCAGCCAGCCAGGACGCTGCGGGACAGGCCGCGGCACACCGGGTAGAGGTGGAACATGGCCTGCTCAAAAGCTCCAGCCCGGCGGCCCTGCACAAGGGCACGCTGGTGGAAGTGCGTGATCTTTTTTCCAACATACCAGCCCGGCTGAAGTTTTTAAAGGCCCCCTCCACAGAGTTCAGGCGCGCCCAGGACTGGCTGGCCCGTCTGGCCCTGACACGTCCGCAGGTGGGGTTTTGCCTGTATTCGGGTGAGAGGGAAGCCCTGCGGTTTCTGCCGGGGCAAACCCTTGCCGAGCGTCTTGCCGTGCTGTGGCCGCGCCTCATCGTGGATGCCCTGCGCCCCTTTGACGGGCGGCGGCATGGCATCCGCGCGCATGGTCTGGCGGCCCTGCCCAATGTGAGCCAGCCGCGTGGCGACCGCATCCTTTTGTATGTCAACGGCCGCTCGGTGACGGACAAGCGCCTGCTGGCCGCCGTGCGCCAGGCCTACAAAGGGCGTATGACCAGCAGGGACTACCCGCAGATTGCCCTTTTTGTCGAAATGGACCCGGCCGAGGTGGATGTGAACGTGCACCCGGCCAAAAGCGAGGTGCGGTTCAGGGATGAATCCGCGGTGTTTTCCGCGGTGCTGCACGCCGTGCAAGGGGCGCTTGTGACGTCGTTTGACGTGGCCGAGGCCGTCTGGCGCGAAGGGGCAACGCCTGCCGCTGACGGCAGGGCGTATGATCAGGCCGGTTCGCCCGCTTCAGATTCGCCCGCTTCAGATTCGTCTGGTACTTTCGGTTCTCCTGACAAGTCTTATGCTCCGGGCGCGGACCCGGGGGACCCGGCGGGTGCCGCGCCCCGTCCGCAGGGATTCTGGGGGCGGCTGGATAATCCCCCGCTTGTGGAGCGGCAGGAGCGGGACAGTGCCGCTGACCAGGGCGAATGGCATGTGAGCGCGCCCGCCGCATCTGTGGAAGGAGAGGCCGGGCATGCCACGTACGGCACTTTGCCGGGATTTACCGGCCGGGCTGGCTTGTCCGCTCCATCTGGGCTGCCTGGCCCGGATGGCGCTTCTGATGCGTCCGCTTTTGGTGCGCAGTTTTCTTCTTCGTCTGCCCCTGCGGGAAGCGCCGGTCTGGCCGCTGCCGCGCAGGAAGGTTTTTTTCTGGAGCAGGAAGACGCCGCCTGCGGCCGCATGGCGGAAGACAGCGGCACATATGCCGCCGGTGCAGGCGATGCAGCGGATGACCGGGGTGATGTCGCTGCCGGGCATGGCGGAAGCCGTCAGCCCTTGCGCGTTGAAAATATGGAATACCTGGGGCAGGTGGCAAATACCTATCTGGTGCTGCGCGACAGGGACGGCGCCCTGATCCTGCTGGACCAGCACGCGGCCCATGAGCGTGTGCTCTATACCCGCATGCGCCGGGGCGGCTTTGCCGGCTCCGGGCAGCTGCTGGCCCTGCCGCTGGAACTGTCGCTGCATCCGGCGGAGCGCGAGCGGCTGTTTGAGCTGCGGGAAAATCTGGAATCCCTGGGTTTTGTCTTTGAAAGTTCCGGCGCGGGGCTTGAGGTCAGGGGCATGCCGCCCGTGCTTTCGCGGGCCGAGGCCAGAGATTTTCTGCGTGAAGCGCTGGCCGGGCGCAAGGACGATCTGGCGGGCATGTTTATTTCCATGTCCTGCAAGGCGGCCATCAAGGCCGGGCAGCGCCTTACGGATGATGAGGCCGCCGGGCTGCTGCGCCAGTGGCTTGCGGCTCCGGACAGGGAATACTGCCCGCACGGGCGTCCCTGCGTACTGCGCTGGGATGGCCCTGAGCTGGAAAAAATGTTCAAGCGGCGGCAATCCTGA
- the purE gene encoding 5-(carboxyamino)imidazole ribonucleotide mutase, with the protein MAQVVILMGSQSDEDKVSPCVEVLKSLGISCVITVSSAHRTPERTEKLVSEHEAAGAQVFICAAGMAAHLAGAVAARTTRPVIGIPVSSVALGGMDALLATVQMPPGFPVATVALDKAGARNAAWLAAQILALADADLSRKLAAARAKMREDVEKAGDEITRKYA; encoded by the coding sequence ATGGCTCAAGTGGTTATACTGATGGGGTCCCAGTCTGATGAAGACAAGGTCAGCCCCTGTGTTGAAGTGCTGAAAAGCCTGGGCATAAGCTGTGTCATCACGGTCAGCTCCGCCCACCGCACCCCTGAACGCACGGAAAAGCTGGTGAGCGAACACGAAGCCGCCGGTGCGCAGGTTTTCATCTGTGCCGCCGGTATGGCCGCCCATCTGGCTGGAGCCGTGGCGGCGCGCACCACACGCCCGGTGATCGGCATTCCCGTGTCCAGCGTGGCTCTTGGCGGCATGGATGCCCTGCTTGCCACGGTGCAGATGCCTCCGGGATTTCCTGTGGCTACGGTGGCCCTCGACAAGGCCGGCGCGCGCAATGCGGCCTGGCTTGCGGCCCAGATTCTGGCCCTGGCGGACGCTGATCTCAGCCGTAAGCTCGCCGCCGCCCGTGCAAAAATGCGCGAGGATGTGGAAAAGGCCGGTGACGAGATTACCCGAAAGTATGCCTGA